One window of Phycisphaeraceae bacterium genomic DNA carries:
- a CDS encoding serine/threonine-protein phosphatase, which produces MSGIIQSGRLQGASWRLLFVGIFFVFAPMPVFLMTVPQRPFSPTFVVISGLVGGFTSIGWAAAFVFRRYAWLALVAPGSFFVPWGLSIGASSLGIPMFVPEAAAASHRFVYIVAGVASIVAGYIILVTVIRRFERVGARSRAELDVARLMHESIVPALEVATDRVEVYARSEPSSEMGGDLIDLVVREESGEFDLFLADVSGHGVGAGIVMGMLKASIRTRLLAGGDLGAILTDVNRVLCDLTKPGMFATLACVRIGEGQIQYALAGHLPILCVLSDSGASRELENEHLPLGLDHPIDFTFGRAAVRPGDVVAIFSDGLVEVRDSSDREFGLAAANELIRGEVAAGAPLHDVYDRVLRRVREFGPAADDQSLLLIRIKRPSDVEHPKRVPSPA; this is translated from the coding sequence ATGTCGGGAATCATCCAATCCGGGAGACTTCAGGGCGCGAGCTGGCGGCTTCTCTTTGTCGGCATCTTTTTTGTTTTTGCACCGATGCCGGTTTTCCTGATGACCGTGCCGCAGCGCCCGTTCTCACCGACCTTTGTGGTGATCTCGGGACTCGTCGGTGGGTTCACTTCGATCGGGTGGGCCGCGGCGTTTGTGTTCCGCCGATACGCATGGCTGGCGCTGGTGGCTCCGGGGTCGTTTTTCGTGCCCTGGGGGCTGAGTATCGGCGCCTCCAGCCTGGGGATTCCCATGTTCGTACCCGAAGCCGCCGCGGCTTCGCATCGCTTTGTCTACATCGTGGCCGGTGTTGCATCGATCGTTGCGGGCTACATCATCCTCGTGACCGTAATTCGGCGGTTCGAGCGGGTGGGGGCGAGATCCCGGGCCGAACTCGATGTGGCAAGGTTGATGCACGAATCGATCGTGCCGGCGCTCGAGGTCGCGACCGATCGAGTCGAGGTGTATGCGCGATCGGAACCGTCGAGTGAAATGGGCGGCGATCTGATCGACCTGGTCGTGCGCGAGGAGAGCGGGGAGTTCGACTTGTTTCTCGCCGATGTCTCCGGGCACGGAGTGGGGGCGGGCATCGTGATGGGGATGCTGAAAGCAAGCATCCGGACTCGGCTGCTCGCCGGCGGTGATTTGGGAGCGATTCTCACGGACGTGAATCGCGTGCTCTGTGATCTCACCAAGCCCGGCATGTTTGCGACGCTCGCGTGCGTGAGGATCGGTGAAGGGCAGATCCAATACGCGCTGGCCGGTCATCTGCCAATCCTGTGTGTTCTGTCCGACTCCGGCGCAAGCCGTGAACTCGAGAACGAGCATCTCCCGCTCGGGCTGGACCACCCGATCGACTTCACGTTCGGAAGGGCGGCTGTCCGGCCCGGAGATGTGGTCGCCATCTTCAGCGACGGACTTGTGGAGGTGCGGGACAGTTCCGATCGCGAATTCGGTCTTGCGGCTGCAAACGAGCTGATCCGCGGCGAGGTCGCGGCCGGTGCCCCGCTCCATGATGTGTACGACCGAGTACTCCGGCGGGTCCGGGAATTCGGGCCCGCTGCGGATGATCAGTCTCTGCTTCTGATCAGGATCAAGCGGCCCTCGGATGTCGAACATCCTAAACGCGTACCCTCACCGGCTTGA
- a CDS encoding polysaccharide biosynthesis/export family protein has protein sequence MNPTDATTSTHLGPGRLFQRSVARLLAVAGAAAGVAMVGCESDSFIDPSVLGRWEHTPTKVPVLERIASIEDAKGDLVEHSAPTPEDLYADPRDYRVGPGDALRIEIWDFVQSGTPPELFERVVDPVGMIELPQLGRLFVSGKSVEQVRDTIADGMKKYIADPLVGVDIRELRQQTFTVIGAIERPGPYFIPSIDYKLIEAITAGGRIDDKTKEIFVIRQVQLDERAMSPRDTRRSPLPGSGPSRPVNNGESPQTVEPPKSGESLIDLIDQLSQPGEKPPATQPGAPAPKPPGEPPVQMPDTPAPGSNPPPNPASPSPTPPPQPAPESTKPPAPKPQEPAAPPVDLPSPGMMSGYTSGPVLARRESRFGDEPSSGRGSSPTIDLPDPTRSAQPAQSSSAPQSSWVFIDGKWVQLATTPTGQPRDKKDLPTEQRRVVAQRIIRIPFQQLMEGDTSLNIVVRPGDIIRVPSMPRGEVYIAGQVNRPGVYNLSDTGRLTLLRAVSSASGGLSNLAIPERVDLIRVVGDGQQAMVRLDMRAIAEGTQPDVYLKADDMVNVGTNFWAFPLAVIRNGFRANYGFGLVIDRNFGSDIFGVPPESQNFFN, from the coding sequence TTGAATCCGACAGACGCAACAACCTCTACCCACCTAGGCCCCGGACGGCTCTTCCAACGTTCGGTTGCAAGACTCCTCGCCGTCGCGGGCGCTGCCGCCGGCGTGGCGATGGTCGGATGCGAATCGGACTCGTTCATCGACCCCAGCGTGCTCGGCCGCTGGGAACACACCCCGACAAAGGTACCGGTGCTGGAGCGAATCGCCAGCATCGAAGACGCCAAGGGCGACCTCGTCGAGCACAGCGCTCCCACGCCCGAAGATCTGTACGCCGACCCGCGCGACTATCGCGTAGGCCCCGGAGACGCGCTCCGCATCGAAATCTGGGACTTCGTGCAGAGCGGCACCCCACCGGAGCTGTTCGAGCGCGTCGTCGATCCGGTCGGCATGATCGAATTGCCGCAGCTCGGTCGTCTCTTTGTTTCAGGCAAGTCGGTCGAGCAGGTGCGCGACACCATCGCCGACGGCATGAAGAAATACATCGCCGATCCGCTCGTCGGCGTGGACATCCGTGAGCTGCGCCAGCAGACCTTCACCGTGATCGGCGCGATCGAACGTCCCGGCCCGTACTTCATTCCCTCGATCGACTACAAGCTCATCGAGGCGATCACGGCCGGCGGGCGCATCGACGACAAGACCAAAGAAATCTTCGTGATCCGCCAGGTCCAGCTGGACGAGCGTGCCATGAGCCCGCGCGATACGCGCCGGTCGCCGCTTCCCGGTTCGGGCCCGAGCCGACCGGTCAATAACGGCGAATCGCCGCAAACAGTCGAACCGCCAAAGAGCGGCGAATCGCTGATCGACCTGATCGATCAGCTTTCGCAGCCGGGTGAGAAGCCGCCCGCAACACAGCCCGGCGCTCCGGCGCCGAAGCCGCCGGGCGAGCCGCCGGTCCAGATGCCGGACACTCCCGCTCCTGGCTCGAACCCGCCTCCAAACCCGGCATCGCCAAGCCCGACGCCCCCGCCTCAGCCCGCTCCCGAATCAACAAAGCCACCCGCACCCAAGCCGCAGGAACCCGCGGCGCCGCCGGTCGATCTCCCTTCTCCGGGAATGATGAGCGGATACACGTCGGGCCCGGTTCTCGCACGAAGAGAGAGCCGATTCGGCGACGAACCCAGCTCCGGGCGTGGTTCGAGCCCGACCATCGATCTCCCCGATCCGACTCGCTCGGCTCAACCGGCACAAAGCTCGTCTGCACCGCAGAGCTCGTGGGTTTTCATTGACGGGAAGTGGGTGCAGCTCGCGACGACTCCGACGGGTCAGCCGCGCGACAAGAAAGACCTGCCGACGGAGCAGCGCCGCGTGGTCGCGCAGCGCATCATCCGAATCCCGTTCCAGCAGCTGATGGAAGGCGACACGAGCCTGAACATTGTGGTCCGTCCCGGCGACATCATCCGCGTGCCCTCGATGCCCCGAGGCGAGGTCTATATCGCGGGCCAGGTGAACCGGCCGGGCGTGTACAACCTTTCCGATACGGGCCGTTTGACGCTTTTGCGCGCGGTGTCTTCTGCTTCGGGCGGGCTGTCAAACCTCGCGATTCCTGAGCGCGTCGATCTCATTCGCGTGGTGGGCGACGGTCAGCAGGCGATGGTTCGACTGGACATGCGCGCGATCGCCGAGGGCACGCAGCCGGATGTCTACCTGAAGGCCGACGACATGGTCAACGTCGGCACTAATTTCTGGGCATTCCCGTTGGCGGTCATCCGAAACGGATTCCGGGCCAACTACGGCTTCGGCCTTGTGATCGACCGCAACTTCGGGTCGGATATCTTCGGCGTGCCGCCCGAATCTCAGAACTTCTTTAACTAA
- a CDS encoding HD-GYP domain-containing protein, which translates to MMSPEIIQALVGLLEAKDMSTAAHTWRVVLYTRALGEKAGANPDLLERLTVAAALHDIGKIEIPSGILQKPGKLTDAEFEIMKTHTTLGHERLLRMGESDSVVLDLVRSHHERFDGLGYPDGLAGEEIPVAARYFAVIDSFDAMTSLRPYRRDTGEGAAERAITELQKGIGNRYCPGTVEMFVDLYRTGGLAWILEYFNDAAEVPALSGLTVSRARSSPKK; encoded by the coding sequence TTGATGTCACCCGAGATCATCCAGGCGCTTGTCGGCCTTCTCGAAGCGAAGGACATGAGCACGGCGGCGCATACGTGGCGTGTGGTTTTGTATACACGCGCGCTGGGCGAGAAAGCAGGCGCGAATCCTGATCTGCTCGAGCGTCTGACAGTTGCGGCGGCCCTGCACGACATCGGCAAGATCGAGATTCCGTCGGGCATTCTGCAGAAGCCGGGAAAGTTGACCGACGCCGAGTTCGAGATCATGAAGACGCACACGACGCTCGGCCACGAGCGGCTGCTGCGCATGGGCGAATCCGACTCCGTGGTTCTCGACCTTGTGCGGTCGCATCACGAACGGTTCGACGGTTTGGGATATCCGGACGGGCTCGCGGGCGAAGAGATCCCGGTCGCGGCGCGCTACTTCGCCGTGATCGATTCGTTCGATGCGATGACCAGTTTGCGTCCGTACCGGCGGGACACGGGAGAGGGTGCGGCGGAACGCGCGATCACCGAATTGCAGAAGGGGATCGGCAACCGATACTGCCCGGGCACGGTCGAGATGTTTGTCGACCTCTATCGCACGGGCGGGCTTGCGTGGATCCTCGAGTATTTCAATGACGCGGCGGAAGTTCCGGCACTCAGCGGGCTCACCGTGTCACGGGCGCGTTCCTCGCCAAAGAAATGA
- the lipA gene encoding lipoyl synthase: MASPNGMLPPGMTPETLAKTLARHPRPAGGDPLRRIDQPLVSLSGLILNNQGTAPEQLQVKRKPPWLKAKVPGGPGYNRLRNIMSDHKLHTVCEEAGCPNMGECWARGVATIMILGDTCTRACGFCNVKTGRPATVDRDEPRRVAESLALMGLKHVVITSVNRDELSDGGAGIWAETIIRTREACPAMSVEVLIPDFEGNWAALQMVIDAKPHIINHNLESVRRMYPAVRPSAKFDRSVELLRRVKEQGGVAKTGVMVGIGERDEEILNLMDEVIAGTGTRSGACDILTIGQYLQPTRNHLPMDRWVHPDTFAMFKEEGLKRGFKVVESGPLVRSSYHADHQADVLTDILGTRASDGRAAETE, translated from the coding sequence ATGGCCTCTCCCAATGGAATGCTGCCGCCGGGGATGACCCCCGAAACGCTCGCCAAGACGCTGGCAAGGCACCCTCGCCCCGCCGGGGGCGATCCGCTTCGGAGGATCGATCAGCCTCTGGTCAGCCTCTCGGGGCTGATTCTGAACAATCAAGGCACGGCTCCCGAGCAGCTGCAGGTCAAGCGCAAACCACCATGGCTCAAGGCGAAGGTACCGGGCGGCCCGGGTTACAACCGTTTGCGCAACATCATGTCGGATCACAAGTTGCACACGGTTTGCGAAGAGGCCGGCTGCCCGAATATGGGGGAATGCTGGGCCCGCGGCGTGGCGACGATCATGATCCTCGGAGATACCTGCACCCGCGCGTGCGGCTTTTGCAACGTCAAGACGGGCCGTCCGGCAACCGTCGATCGCGACGAGCCGCGCAGAGTTGCGGAGAGTCTCGCGTTGATGGGGCTCAAGCACGTCGTGATCACGAGCGTGAATCGCGACGAACTTTCCGACGGCGGCGCCGGCATTTGGGCGGAGACCATCATCCGCACACGCGAGGCATGCCCCGCGATGAGCGTCGAAGTTCTGATTCCCGACTTTGAGGGCAATTGGGCGGCGCTCCAGATGGTGATCGATGCGAAGCCTCACATCATCAATCACAATCTCGAGTCGGTTCGGCGGATGTACCCCGCTGTCCGGCCGAGCGCGAAGTTTGATCGTTCGGTTGAGTTGCTCAGGCGCGTGAAAGAACAGGGCGGCGTGGCGAAGACCGGTGTGATGGTGGGCATCGGTGAGCGCGACGAGGAAATCCTGAATCTGATGGACGAGGTGATCGCGGGAACCGGGACGCGGTCGGGCGCGTGCGACATTCTCACGATCGGTCAGTACCTGCAGCCGACGCGCAATCACCTCCCGATGGATCGCTGGGTGCACCCAGATACGTTCGCGATGTTCAAGGAAGAGGGCCTGAAGCGCGGTTTCAAGGTTGTTGAGAGCGGGCCGCTGGTGCGGAGCAGCTACCACGCTGATCATCAGGCCGATGTGCTCACGGACATTCTCGGGACGCGAGCATCCGATGGTCGTGCGGCCGAGACCGAATGA
- a CDS encoding DNA gyrase subunit B — translation MTRARPNSAAPRAVDADDVHIEVKPVTQASPSAPTPNPTASTPPGATSGKYGAEQIQVLEGLEAVRKRPGMYIGGTGINALHHLVYEVVDNSIDEAMAGHATFVSVTIQPDGSCQVIDDGRGIPTDPMKHDDPNLNGKPAIEVVLTKLHAGGKFQQEGSAYKVSGGLHGVGVSCVNALSEYLDAEVYRDGKIYAIGFEQGHVTTKLHEVGKIPPNSTRVRGTTVTFRPDPTIFPDTTFNYETLATRSRELAYLNPGVTIKLIDERVGPDGKVRTETFRAENGLLEYVQYLMTGKNAVASPVYLRREDPEQTLVCEVAMQYHDGYNETLLSFANNINNVDGGTHAQGFKVALTRTMNSYAKKAGIIKDKDPVPSGEDLREGLVAIISVKLPSPTFNNQPKEKLLNPEIETFVSQAVGEALESWMEEHPQEAKRLCLKGIVAAQAREAARKARELTRRKTALDSGSMPHKLRDCKTRNVDEAEIFIVEGDSAGGSATQGRNVETQAILPLKGKILNVEKARIDKILGFEEIRTLIAALRVGIGNELDLSKLRYGKIIIMTDADVDGSHIRTLLLTFFFRQMPELVRKGHIYIAQPPLYQVSKGHGKAKRAWYVLNEKTLDDSLTNLGLETAVLVVRDILNAAPGREAAEIARIEGDKLKRVVFLLSRLDELVTIAERRGVKFVDLLSARSKDPSGKGRLPARRVSWRNGDEYAWTEEQALEVVARHKLRLADSGSTEAGTTSGSSSGITGENVAVVRELHENRELDRIFLDLGGLGLSIDDFALVREESAAGEKMPAKFAWVMTGDLPPVPEATDSAMDDDAEGSAETGTVKAAIAPRNSRVIEASNLLEILASLHELGRRGLEIKRFKGLGEMDAEQLWETTMDATKRVLLRVNWDMASNADAMFSVLMGEEVEPRRKFIEDHALEVKNLDV, via the coding sequence ATGACCCGCGCCCGACCCAATTCCGCCGCTCCGCGCGCCGTCGATGCCGACGACGTGCACATCGAGGTGAAACCCGTGACCCAAGCTTCTCCGAGCGCCCCCACGCCGAATCCGACCGCTTCGACACCCCCGGGCGCGACCAGCGGCAAGTACGGCGCCGAGCAGATTCAGGTGCTCGAAGGACTCGAGGCGGTGCGCAAGCGACCGGGCATGTACATCGGCGGCACCGGCATCAACGCGCTGCATCACCTCGTGTACGAAGTCGTTGACAATTCCATCGACGAAGCAATGGCCGGCCACGCAACCTTCGTCAGCGTCACGATCCAGCCCGACGGTTCCTGCCAGGTCATCGACGACGGGCGCGGCATCCCGACCGATCCGATGAAGCACGACGACCCGAACCTCAACGGCAAACCCGCGATCGAGGTCGTGCTCACCAAGCTGCACGCCGGCGGAAAGTTTCAGCAGGAAGGCAGCGCGTACAAGGTCTCCGGCGGCCTGCACGGAGTCGGCGTCTCGTGCGTCAACGCGCTCAGCGAATACCTCGACGCCGAGGTCTATCGCGACGGCAAGATCTACGCGATCGGCTTCGAGCAGGGACACGTCACCACGAAGCTGCACGAAGTCGGAAAGATCCCGCCCAATTCCACGCGCGTCCGCGGGACAACCGTGACGTTCCGCCCCGATCCCACGATCTTCCCCGACACCACATTCAATTACGAAACGCTCGCCACGCGATCCCGTGAACTCGCCTATCTGAATCCCGGCGTGACGATCAAACTGATCGATGAACGGGTAGGGCCGGACGGAAAGGTTCGTACCGAGACTTTCCGTGCCGAGAACGGCCTGCTCGAATATGTGCAGTACCTCATGACCGGAAAGAACGCCGTCGCGTCGCCGGTCTATCTCCGTCGCGAAGATCCGGAGCAGACTCTTGTCTGCGAAGTCGCGATGCAGTATCACGACGGATACAACGAGACTCTTCTCAGCTTCGCGAACAACATCAACAACGTCGACGGGGGCACACACGCCCAGGGGTTCAAGGTCGCGCTCACCCGCACCATGAATTCCTACGCAAAGAAAGCCGGGATTATCAAGGACAAGGACCCGGTGCCGAGCGGCGAAGACCTGCGGGAAGGCCTTGTCGCGATCATCAGCGTCAAGCTCCCCAGCCCCACTTTCAACAACCAGCCGAAGGAAAAGCTCCTCAATCCCGAGATCGAAACATTCGTCTCGCAAGCCGTGGGCGAAGCGCTCGAGAGCTGGATGGAAGAGCATCCGCAGGAGGCCAAGCGACTCTGCCTCAAAGGAATTGTGGCAGCGCAGGCACGCGAGGCCGCCCGCAAGGCTCGCGAGCTCACGCGCCGAAAAACCGCGCTCGACAGCGGCAGCATGCCCCACAAGCTCCGCGACTGCAAGACGCGGAACGTGGACGAGGCCGAGATCTTCATCGTCGAAGGTGATTCGGCAGGCGGCAGCGCGACCCAGGGTCGCAACGTCGAAACGCAGGCGATCTTGCCGCTGAAGGGCAAGATCCTCAACGTCGAAAAGGCCCGGATCGACAAGATCCTCGGCTTCGAGGAAATCCGCACGCTGATCGCGGCGCTGCGCGTCGGCATCGGCAACGAACTCGACCTGAGCAAGCTGCGCTACGGCAAGATCATCATCATGACCGACGCCGACGTGGACGGCAGCCACATCCGCACGCTCCTGCTGACGTTCTTCTTCCGCCAGATGCCCGAACTCGTGCGCAAAGGACACATCTACATCGCTCAGCCGCCTCTTTATCAGGTCTCCAAAGGACACGGCAAAGCCAAGCGCGCCTGGTACGTTCTCAATGAAAAAACGCTCGACGACTCTCTGACCAATCTGGGCCTCGAGACCGCTGTGCTGGTCGTGCGAGACATACTCAACGCAGCTCCCGGACGCGAAGCCGCCGAGATCGCTCGCATTGAGGGCGACAAACTCAAACGCGTTGTCTTCCTCCTCAGCCGGCTCGATGAACTTGTCACCATCGCCGAGCGCCGCGGCGTGAAGTTCGTCGACCTCCTTTCCGCCCGTTCGAAAGACCCCTCCGGCAAGGGGCGGCTGCCCGCCCGTCGAGTGAGCTGGCGCAACGGCGACGAGTACGCGTGGACCGAAGAACAGGCGCTCGAGGTCGTCGCGAGGCACAAGCTCAGGCTCGCCGACTCCGGCTCGACCGAAGCGGGCACCACATCTGGTTCCAGTTCCGGGATCACGGGCGAGAACGTCGCCGTGGTGCGCGAACTCCACGAGAATCGCGAACTCGACCGCATCTTCCTGGATCTGGGCGGTCTCGGGCTCTCGATCGATGACTTTGCGCTGGTTCGAGAGGAATCCGCGGCGGGAGAAAAAATGCCGGCGAAGTTCGCTTGGGTTATGACCGGCGACCTTCCTCCCGTGCCCGAAGCGACGGACTCCGCGATGGACGACGACGCCGAAGGATCTGCCGAAACGGGAACTGTGAAGGCAGCCATCGCGCCGCGCAACTCACGCGTGATCGAAGCGAGCAACCTTCTCGAGATTCTCGCGTCGCTTCACGAGCTCGGGCGGCGCGGGCTCGAGATCAAGCGGTTCAAGGGTCTGGGCGAAATGGACGCCGAGCAATTGTGGGAAACCACGATGGACGCCACCAAGCGGGTCCTGCTGCGGGTCAATTGGGACATGGCCAGCAACGCCGACGCGATGTTCTCGGTCCTGATGGGCGAGGAAGTCGAACCCCGCCGCAAATTCATCGAGGACCACGCTCTGGAAGTCAAGAACCTCGACGTTTGA
- a CDS encoding PilZ domain-containing protein, with protein MAELKGRDSTKQSVGRINTLGLSIADLAALLKRLDEADQAASAKQRRFKRRQFRLASLEMEVHHAGSVPTKLSVVCRNISSGGAALLHNSFLHLGTKVVLNFRNAARGSVSVCGKVAHCAHVRSLIHQLGIRFDQPIKPSEFLQLDPLDDWFTLENVKDEEMRGCIVLAGTSDMESKLVQSYLKGTDVRLRCARDQATAMAQAADGADLIILDPDQKKIDLGPFLDAAAEAGLSTPILVVTARGPDERRKILNELSPAAVLAKPLTRDVFARAIGEFLIIGRSAASTVSSMLQDDEKSSMLPEFVRSLNASASDLRELLARSELDATQAVCSQIASAAPAMGFAGIGSLAEQAVRSLTQTRSVESSKAVLQRVIGACESAQATRRTG; from the coding sequence ATGGCGGAACTCAAGGGCCGAGACAGCACCAAACAGAGCGTCGGACGCATCAACACGCTCGGCCTGAGCATCGCGGATCTTGCTGCGCTGCTCAAGCGGCTGGATGAAGCCGATCAGGCGGCGTCCGCGAAACAGCGGCGATTCAAGCGCCGCCAGTTCCGCCTCGCGTCCCTCGAAATGGAAGTCCATCACGCCGGAAGCGTTCCGACCAAATTGAGCGTCGTCTGCCGCAACATCTCCAGCGGCGGCGCCGCCCTCTTGCACAATTCATTCCTTCATCTCGGAACGAAAGTCGTGCTCAATTTCCGCAACGCGGCGCGGGGCAGCGTCTCCGTCTGCGGCAAGGTCGCCCACTGCGCTCATGTCCGCTCGCTCATCCACCAACTCGGGATCAGATTCGATCAGCCGATCAAGCCATCCGAGTTCCTTCAACTCGATCCGCTCGACGACTGGTTCACCCTCGAGAACGTGAAGGACGAGGAGATGCGCGGCTGCATCGTGCTCGCCGGCACCAGCGACATGGAGAGCAAGCTTGTCCAGAGCTACCTCAAGGGAACCGACGTGCGTCTGCGCTGCGCGCGCGATCAAGCGACCGCGATGGCGCAGGCGGCGGACGGCGCGGACCTCATCATCCTCGATCCCGATCAGAAAAAAATTGATCTCGGACCGTTCCTTGATGCCGCGGCGGAAGCCGGGCTCTCCACTCCGATACTCGTCGTCACGGCGCGCGGCCCCGACGAGCGTCGGAAAATCCTGAACGAGCTCTCACCCGCCGCGGTGCTCGCCAAGCCGCTCACGCGGGATGTCTTCGCGCGGGCAATCGGTGAATTCCTGATCATCGGCCGGTCCGCCGCCTCGACAGTGAGTTCGATGCTGCAGGACGATGAGAAGAGCTCGATGCTGCCCGAGTTCGTCCGCAGTCTCAACGCATCGGCCAGCGATTTGCGCGAACTGCTCGCCAGGAGCGAACTCGACGCGACCCAGGCAGTCTGTTCCCAGATTGCCTCCGCGGCGCCCGCGATGGGCTTCGCCGGAATCGGCTCGTTGGCCGAACAAGCCGTCCGCTCACTCACGCAGACCCGCTCGGTGGAATCCTCCAAGGCCGTCCTTCAGAGAGTGATCGGCGCGTGCGAGAGCGCGCAGGCGACGCGCCGCACGGGCTGA
- a CDS encoding EVE domain-containing protein encodes MATFLLKSEPGEYSYSDLERDKRTAWTGITNPAALKALRSARAGDEAFFYHTGDEKAIVGLARIVKGAYPDPKKPGNTAAGETKFPIVDLAPLRPAKVHLPLATIREDKRLSELGLVKQTRLSAMIVPPNLDSLLRKLCGL; translated from the coding sequence ATGGCAACATTTCTTCTCAAGTCCGAGCCCGGTGAATACTCGTATTCCGACCTCGAGCGCGACAAGCGCACGGCATGGACCGGAATCACCAATCCGGCGGCACTCAAGGCACTCCGCAGCGCTCGCGCGGGCGACGAAGCGTTCTTCTACCACACCGGCGATGAGAAGGCGATCGTCGGCCTCGCCAGGATCGTGAAGGGCGCCTATCCGGATCCGAAGAAACCGGGCAACACCGCCGCCGGCGAGACAAAGTTTCCGATCGTGGATCTCGCCCCGCTCCGCCCCGCCAAGGTTCATCTACCCCTCGCCACGATCAGGGAGGACAAACGGCTTTCTGAACTCGGCCTCGTCAAGCAGACCCGTCTGAGCGCGATGATCGTGCCTCCGAATCTGGACTCGCTGCTGCGGAAGCTTTGCGGGCTGTGA
- a CDS encoding response regulator, whose protein sequence is MDIREGTASLGNQGGWPEDSIGGRRNTLGLDLSAVRALSSRLDSSDGQRPAELKRDFVRWPFHRERIRIQIDQPGGTQLLLKLACRNLSRGGISLFHNAFLHERGRCVLWLPHPARGEVGVFGSLVRCKHRGGMIHELGVRFDRPIEAKEYVSLDAGAEIYSQERVCPERLSGSLLVVDPDEQELRLIRHFTRETKIRVRSCATQTEALAALREPADLVLVALNLPDGNAAEFISAVRAVGVRTPILIITPDISRHSRIAARATAAEGVLGKPLSCDRLLRALSEFMDDVSGTGTGASVTTISKDDPAAEVVPEFIAQVRAAAEQFRTAIQRDDASECEQLCLMIAGAAPVLGFSAMVPPVERALQMLAWTRSAKESAVALADVIAACERAKAA, encoded by the coding sequence ATGGACATTCGAGAGGGAACTGCGTCGTTGGGCAATCAGGGTGGGTGGCCCGAGGACTCGATCGGCGGACGGCGCAACACGCTCGGGCTCGATCTCAGCGCAGTCCGCGCTCTTTCATCACGCCTCGATTCATCCGACGGTCAACGCCCCGCGGAGCTCAAACGCGACTTTGTTCGTTGGCCCTTCCATCGTGAGCGAATTCGCATCCAGATCGATCAGCCGGGCGGAACCCAGTTGCTCCTGAAGCTCGCGTGCAGAAACCTCTCCAGAGGCGGCATCTCGCTCTTTCACAACGCTTTTCTTCACGAGCGAGGCCGATGCGTGCTCTGGCTGCCTCATCCCGCGCGTGGTGAAGTCGGCGTCTTCGGGAGCCTTGTGCGCTGCAAGCACCGGGGCGGGATGATCCACGAACTGGGTGTTCGCTTTGACCGGCCGATCGAAGCGAAGGAATACGTTTCTCTGGACGCCGGCGCCGAGATCTACAGTCAGGAACGCGTCTGCCCCGAGCGACTCTCGGGCTCTCTGCTCGTCGTCGATCCCGACGAACAGGAGCTGCGCCTCATCCGACACTTCACTCGAGAAACCAAGATCCGGGTGAGGAGCTGCGCCACGCAGACCGAGGCGCTCGCCGCGCTGCGCGAGCCGGCGGACCTGGTGCTCGTCGCGCTCAACCTGCCCGACGGAAACGCCGCCGAATTCATCTCGGCCGTGCGTGCCGTGGGCGTCCGCACGCCAATCCTCATCATCACCCCCGATATTTCGCGCCACTCCCGGATTGCGGCGCGGGCCACGGCCGCGGAAGGGGTGCTCGGGAAGCCCCTGAGCTGTGACCGGTTGCTCCGCGCGCTCTCCGAATTCATGGACGACGTGTCCGGAACAGGAACGGGCGCTTCGGTCACGACCATCTCGAAAGATGATCCCGCCGCAGAAGTCGTGCCCGAGTTCATCGCGCAGGTGCGGGCCGCCGCGGAACAGTTCCGAACCGCGATCCAGCGCGACGACGCGTCCGAATGCGAGCAACTATGCCTCATGATCGCCGGCGCCGCGCCGGTCCTGGGCTTCAGCGCGATGGTGCCGCCCGTCGAGCGTGCGCTCCAAATGCTCGCTTGGACCAGAAGCGCCAAGGAATCCGCCGTCGCACTCGCGGATGTGATCGCGGCGTGCGAACGCGCCAAGGCTGCCTGA